From Actinopolymorpha cephalotaxi, one genomic window encodes:
- a CDS encoding flavodoxin domain-containing protein — MAVVLMAYASRNGSTRGIAERIAASLDEYGNQVEVHQVGRAPDADGYDAAVLGCGLYGGAWPTEAQAYVRRNTAALVRRPVWLFSVGLGPAAAEQGFRFAGMLAGEAPKVVGQFRDTIGPRDHHVFAGAIEPGHLSRAGRVLYRGIRGKYGDFRDWKDVDAWSDTIARQLADD, encoded by the coding sequence ATGGCTGTGGTCCTGATGGCGTACGCGAGCAGAAACGGCTCGACCCGCGGCATCGCCGAGCGCATCGCGGCAAGTCTGGACGAGTACGGCAACCAGGTCGAGGTGCACCAGGTGGGCCGGGCGCCCGATGCCGACGGATACGACGCGGCGGTGCTCGGGTGCGGGTTGTACGGCGGCGCCTGGCCGACCGAGGCCCAGGCGTACGTACGACGTAACACGGCTGCGCTCGTCCGGCGGCCGGTGTGGTTGTTCAGCGTGGGTCTCGGCCCGGCCGCGGCGGAGCAGGGCTTCCGGTTCGCCGGCATGCTCGCGGGCGAGGCACCCAAGGTGGTCGGGCAGTTCAGGGACACGATCGGTCCGCGTGACCACCACGTCTTCGCCGGCGCGATCGAGCCGGGGCATCTGTCGCGGGCCGGCCGGGTGCTCTACCGGGGCATCCGCGGGAAGTACGGCGACTTCCGCGACTGGAAGGACGTCGACGCCTGGTCGGACACCATCGCCCGGCAGCTCGCCGACGACTAG
- a CDS encoding dihydrofolate reductase family protein — translation MRKVVVYELLSLDGVAESPDDFITTWDDEMDANLAAVIKGQDSVVLGRRSYEVWAGFWPDSDIEPFATFINGVEKYVATSTPLDRDWANSNVIDGDLVEFVRKLKNQPGAEIGVHASISVARALLASGVVDELRLVIAPAIAGSGQRLLEGLPAIRLESIESTTSPSGSLLVRYQVIG, via the coding sequence GTGCGCAAGGTCGTCGTGTACGAACTGTTGTCCCTCGACGGAGTCGCGGAGAGTCCCGACGACTTCATCACCACCTGGGACGACGAGATGGACGCCAACCTCGCCGCGGTGATCAAGGGGCAGGACTCGGTCGTTCTCGGCCGGCGCAGCTACGAGGTGTGGGCCGGGTTCTGGCCGGACAGCGACATCGAGCCGTTCGCGACGTTCATCAACGGAGTCGAGAAGTACGTCGCCACCTCCACCCCGCTCGATCGGGACTGGGCCAACTCGAACGTGATCGACGGCGACCTGGTCGAGTTCGTACGGAAGCTGAAGAACCAGCCCGGTGCCGAGATCGGCGTACACGCGAGCATCTCGGTCGCCCGGGCACTGCTGGCCTCGGGCGTCGTCGACGAGCTCAGGCTGGTGATCGCACCGGCGATCGCGGGCAGCGGGCAGCGGCTTCTCGAAGGCCTGCCGGCGATTCGGCTCGAGTCGATCGAGAGCACGACCTCACCGAGCGGAAGTCTGCTCGTCCGCTACCAGGTCATCGGGTAG
- a CDS encoding HNH endonuclease signature motif containing protein — protein MSDGSEYCGGDLGDGPGRRRVLPAGFADVAGGPRLAVLLASVDRGVCNGFEVEERARAWRRLIGWAEAECLSEVNELAYAYPGMPDEPAQRSAEMDPMTQAVLEPLLRWSGYHASWYLALALTLPRLPRVRAALASGGLELPDVRAIVDRITDAKPDLWDAIEDAIFPKVLELRGGLLRAKVEAEVVKADPEAAGKRHREARTGRNVAIWPAVDGVADLAIRGLSADQAAEAYGYIDAIARAVKSAGDPRKLSQLRADVAFSLLSGAADLVDCSAPTATPDQGESTQTKPAAQNTAAQGESEQDDLEQDDLEQDDLEQDDLEQDDFGQRPAESDFPQEWADGEQVDTEQVDTEQVEDEPPAQDDIRPARANAPAQEETERAQSQTEPEPEPEPEPKPETETETELARGDTDQGREGHCAVHRFPDHDLHDSWCECGNCSPAPVASCTVCGAAATNGVRVHDTAAHDTAAHEAAARTAEPPGNPDPPDPPDPPGRPDPPTGNSTPPPPWTSSQPSWGPIRTRSKIQLNMPLTTLMGLSTRPGELGGVGPIITEVARRIVANHLDNPEARFSVGVTHPVTGRLLHLHPIPARFLRGLQAELVHARDQRCVWTTCRRPAATCHLDHNTEYADGGETSVDNIAPLCPRHHKAKTERDWKLKQAGPGEHTLTDPFGRKYHSGAPSLTDPEPADPETATPTASAAPAGARSAEDDLPPF, from the coding sequence GTGAGCGACGGCAGTGAGTACTGTGGCGGCGACCTGGGCGATGGTCCGGGTCGTCGCCGGGTGCTGCCTGCCGGGTTTGCTGATGTGGCGGGTGGGCCGCGGCTTGCGGTGTTGCTGGCTTCGGTGGATCGCGGGGTGTGTAACGGGTTTGAGGTGGAGGAGCGGGCCAGGGCGTGGCGGCGGTTGATCGGCTGGGCGGAGGCCGAGTGTCTGTCGGAGGTGAACGAGCTGGCCTACGCCTACCCCGGTATGCCCGACGAGCCGGCGCAGCGCAGTGCCGAGATGGACCCGATGACCCAGGCCGTCCTGGAACCTTTGCTGCGGTGGTCGGGCTACCACGCCAGCTGGTATTTGGCGCTGGCCCTCACCCTGCCCCGTCTGCCGCGTGTGCGTGCGGCGCTGGCGTCCGGCGGGCTGGAGCTGCCCGACGTGCGGGCGATCGTGGACCGGATCACCGACGCCAAACCAGACCTGTGGGATGCGATCGAGGACGCGATCTTCCCCAAGGTGCTCGAACTTCGGGGCGGATTGTTGCGGGCGAAGGTGGAGGCGGAGGTCGTGAAAGCCGATCCCGAGGCTGCTGGCAAGCGGCACCGGGAAGCACGGACGGGGCGGAACGTCGCGATCTGGCCCGCCGTGGACGGTGTCGCCGACCTGGCGATCCGTGGCCTGTCCGCTGACCAGGCCGCGGAGGCGTACGGCTACATCGACGCGATCGCCCGCGCGGTGAAGTCCGCCGGTGACCCGCGCAAGCTGAGCCAACTACGCGCGGACGTCGCCTTCTCCCTGCTCAGCGGTGCCGCCGACCTCGTTGACTGCTCCGCCCCCACAGCCACCCCCGACCAGGGCGAGAGTACGCAGACGAAGCCGGCGGCACAGAACACAGCGGCGCAAGGCGAGTCTGAGCAGGACGACCTTGAGCAGGACGACCTCGAGCAGGACGACCTCGAGCAGGACGACCTCGAGCAGGACGACTTTGGGCAGCGGCCTGCAGAAAGCGACTTTCCACAGGAGTGGGCCGACGGCGAGCAGGTCGACACCGAGCAGGTGGACACCGAGCAGGTCGAAGACGAGCCGCCGGCCCAAGACGACATACGGCCCGCGAGGGCGAACGCGCCGGCGCAGGAGGAGACCGAGCGGGCGCAAAGCCAGACCGAGCCCGAGCCCGAGCCCGAGCCCGAGCCCAAGCCCGAGACCGAGACCGAAACCGAGCTGGCGCGGGGCGACACTGACCAGGGTAGGGAGGGGCACTGTGCTGTGCACCGGTTCCCCGACCACGACCTGCACGACAGCTGGTGTGAGTGTGGGAACTGTTCTCCGGCACCGGTGGCCAGCTGCACCGTGTGTGGTGCGGCCGCGACGAACGGCGTCCGAGTCCACGACACCGCCGCCCACGACACCGCCGCCCACGAGGCCGCCGCCCGCACCGCCGAGCCGCCGGGTAACCCCGACCCACCGGATCCACCTGATCCGCCGGGCCGGCCTGATCCGCCGACAGGCAACTCCACACCGCCACCGCCGTGGACCTCTTCGCAGCCGAGCTGGGGTCCGATACGAACGCGCTCGAAGATCCAGCTGAACATGCCGTTGACCACGCTCATGGGACTGTCCACCCGTCCCGGGGAACTCGGCGGAGTCGGACCGATCATCACCGAGGTGGCTCGCCGGATCGTGGCGAACCACCTCGACAACCCCGAAGCCCGCTTCAGCGTCGGGGTGACCCATCCGGTCACCGGACGGTTACTGCACCTGCATCCGATACCGGCGAGGTTCCTGCGCGGACTGCAGGCAGAGCTCGTCCATGCCCGCGACCAGCGCTGTGTGTGGACCACCTGCCGCAGACCCGCCGCGACCTGCCACCTCGACCACAACACCGAGTACGCCGACGGCGGAGAAACCTCCGTGGACAACATCGCGCCGCTGTGCCCGCGCCACCACAAGGCGAAAACCGAACGGGACTGGAAGCTGAAGCAGGCCGGGCCAGGAGAGCACACCCTGACCGACCCGTTCGGCCGGAAGTACCACAGCGGAGCACCCTCCCTCACCGACCCGGAACCAGCCGATCCGGAAACTGCCACCCCTACCGCCTCCGCCGCCCCCGCCGGCGCACGGTCGGCCGAGGACGACCTACCGCCGTTCTGA